The proteins below are encoded in one region of Acidithiobacillus ferrooxidans ATCC 23270:
- a CDS encoding copper-translocating P-type ATPase, protein MVDVEIGIEGMTCASCSSRVERTLSRLPGVRAAVVNLSTEHAAVQYDPAQISPDALITAIAESGYTPVIAETELVIEGMTCASCVGRVERSLRRLPGVLEATVNLATERAALRYLPDTVDQNTLIAAVTAAGYGARPVQGDVAVADRKAQAIRTMRRDVILAVVLAVPILLLSMGMALVPAVDRLLSGLEPFPQFWAWVQAVLATIVLAGPGRRFFRPGFLAYRHLSPDMNSLVATGTGAAWLYSMLVLVAPDWFPASARHVYFDSAAVVIAAVLFGKYLEELAKGRTSAAIKQLLGLQAKEAHVLRDGTELQVAIGAVVPGDQVVVRPGERLPVDGVVVDGDSHVDTAMLTGEPLPERKKQGDPVVGGTVNREGRLLIRATSVGQGTVLAQIIRLVEQAQTGKLPIQGLADRVVRIFTPLVILIALLSFFFWLLFGPPPAITLAMLSAVAVLVVACPCAMGLATPAAVMVGTGRAAELGVLFRKGAALEALAAVDTVCLDKTGTLTYGRPAVTRIDAADPAYLLQMAAAVESASEHPLAQAVLAAAGERHLDIPAVGDFTAFPGKGVRGRVDGVTVLAGTPAWMEEQGVVMAGFSTGDLQQTGGTNVCVARDGRLLGLLEISDVARPESAQVVRALGTLGLRVAMVTGDAEAAARVIAGRLGIDDIYAQVLPQDKAEIVRRLQAEGHKVVFVGEGINDSPALAQADVGMALASGTDIAMEAADITLTHGDLGGVITAIQAARQSMRTIRGNLFWAFFYNILLIPVAAGVAIPLGIQLNPMLAGVAMGLSSVFVLSNSLRLKRLQPWAAAP, encoded by the coding sequence ATGGTAGATGTGGAGATAGGGATAGAAGGCATGACCTGTGCCTCCTGCAGCAGCCGGGTGGAGCGCACCCTGAGCCGCTTGCCGGGGGTACGGGCGGCGGTGGTGAATCTGAGCACGGAACATGCCGCAGTACAGTACGATCCGGCGCAAATCAGCCCTGACGCCCTGATCACCGCTATCGCGGAAAGCGGTTACACGCCGGTGATCGCAGAGACCGAGCTGGTGATCGAGGGGATGACCTGCGCGTCCTGCGTGGGACGGGTGGAGCGCAGTCTGCGCCGTCTGCCGGGGGTGCTGGAGGCGACGGTCAACCTCGCCACGGAGCGGGCGGCGCTGCGTTATCTGCCGGATACCGTGGATCAAAACACCCTGATCGCCGCAGTGACCGCGGCCGGATATGGGGCGCGTCCGGTGCAGGGGGATGTGGCCGTCGCTGACCGTAAAGCGCAGGCCATCCGCACCATGCGCCGGGACGTGATCCTCGCGGTGGTGCTGGCGGTCCCCATTCTACTGCTCTCCATGGGCATGGCTCTGGTTCCGGCAGTGGATCGGCTGCTGAGTGGCCTGGAGCCTTTCCCGCAGTTCTGGGCCTGGGTGCAGGCGGTATTGGCGACGATCGTGCTGGCCGGCCCAGGCCGACGATTTTTCCGGCCTGGCTTCCTGGCCTACCGCCACCTGTCGCCGGACATGAATTCCCTGGTGGCGACGGGGACCGGCGCAGCCTGGCTGTATAGCATGCTGGTCCTTGTCGCGCCGGACTGGTTTCCCGCCAGCGCCCGGCATGTTTATTTCGACTCCGCGGCGGTAGTGATTGCCGCAGTGCTCTTCGGTAAATATCTGGAAGAACTGGCGAAGGGGAGGACTTCCGCAGCGATCAAACAGTTGCTGGGTCTGCAGGCGAAGGAGGCCCATGTACTGCGCGACGGCACCGAGCTGCAGGTCGCGATCGGCGCCGTCGTTCCGGGCGACCAGGTGGTGGTCAGGCCGGGGGAACGTCTGCCTGTGGATGGCGTGGTCGTGGATGGCGACTCCCATGTGGATACGGCCATGCTCACCGGTGAGCCACTGCCGGAGCGCAAAAAACAGGGTGATCCGGTGGTGGGCGGCACGGTGAACCGCGAAGGGCGCCTGCTGATCAGGGCAACCTCGGTAGGCCAGGGTACGGTGCTGGCGCAGATCATCCGGCTGGTGGAGCAGGCACAAACGGGCAAGCTGCCGATCCAGGGTCTGGCAGACCGGGTGGTGCGGATTTTCACACCGCTGGTGATCCTGATCGCTTTGCTGAGTTTCTTCTTCTGGCTGCTGTTCGGGCCACCGCCTGCGATCACCCTCGCCATGCTCTCGGCAGTCGCGGTGCTGGTGGTGGCCTGTCCCTGTGCGATGGGGCTGGCCACTCCGGCAGCAGTGATGGTCGGTACGGGGCGTGCCGCGGAGCTGGGTGTGCTGTTTCGCAAGGGAGCAGCACTGGAGGCCCTGGCGGCGGTGGATACGGTTTGTCTGGACAAGACCGGGACCCTGACTTACGGGCGTCCGGCGGTGACCCGGATCGATGCCGCGGACCCGGCGTATTTATTGCAGATGGCCGCCGCCGTGGAGAGCGCCTCCGAACACCCCTTGGCCCAAGCGGTGCTGGCGGCCGCCGGGGAGCGTCATCTGGATATCCCGGCAGTGGGTGATTTTACGGCATTTCCGGGGAAGGGTGTGCGGGGCAGGGTCGACGGGGTGACGGTGCTGGCCGGCACGCCGGCGTGGATGGAAGAGCAGGGCGTCGTTATGGCGGGGTTCTCCACTGGCGATTTGCAGCAGACCGGCGGGACCAACGTCTGTGTGGCGAGGGACGGCCGCCTGCTGGGGCTGCTGGAGATCAGTGATGTGGCTCGGCCGGAGTCCGCTCAGGTGGTACGGGCGCTCGGGACCCTTGGCTTGCGGGTGGCGATGGTGACGGGCGATGCGGAGGCCGCGGCCAGGGTGATCGCCGGCCGGTTGGGAATTGACGATATCTATGCGCAGGTATTGCCGCAGGATAAGGCGGAGATCGTGCGTCGACTGCAGGCAGAGGGCCACAAGGTGGTTTTTGTCGGCGAGGGCATCAACGATTCGCCGGCGCTGGCGCAGGCGGATGTGGGTATGGCTCTGGCCTCGGGCACGGATATCGCGATGGAAGCGGCGGATATCACCCTCACCCATGGCGATCTGGGCGGGGTGATTACCGCCATTCAGGCAGCGCGCCAAAGCATGCGGACCATTCGCGGGAATCTGTTCTGGGCTTTTTTTTACAACATACTGCTGATACCGGTGGCGGCCGGTGTGGCTATCCCTCTGGGGATTCAGCTCAATCCGATGCTCGCCGGCGTGGCCATGGGCCTGTCTTCGGTTTTCGTCCTCAGCAACAGTTTGCGGCTGAAACGTTTACAGCCCTGGGCGGCAGCACCCTGA